A stretch of DNA from candidate division KSB1 bacterium:
AATATCTTCCCGATACAGCTTTAATCGAAATGCATCATAGAATACCATATCGTAGGCAGAAAAATCTTGAATCCGAAAACGGTTATCAACAAACCATTTCCAGGACTCCTTTCCGTCAATTTGTCCTGCGAAAGAAGTGATATTGGGCAGCATGCCGAAACCGCTCATGCGGATGGGGAAACGTACGCTGTCGCCTGCAGGATGTGCATAATCGACGGCAAAAGGACCTGTTGACGGAACTCCCTTGAAGCTGTTGTCTTCTATTTTTGAGAATTGAATCCAATCATCTTTACCGATCAGCGCATAGTTGCTTTGTGCTCGCGTCGGATAACCATAACCGTTAACATTAGTAAAAGGAATTTCCGTGGCTCCTTTGCTGACCGGCTGAGACAACTCCAGAAAAGTTGCATGGTAACAGAACATGGCCGGAGGGTCGTTTCCAGGCCAGGCCCCTTGTCGACTTGTGCCGCCGATCAGCACATCCGGGTTAAGAGCTCTTACCGCATTGGCCAAGGCTACGTGCGCAGAAGTGCCGCCGCATGGCTGGATGAGATCATATTTGGCCAGAAAGTAATCCCTCGAGCTGCCGTAAAATCCGGTCGGACTAAAGTACATGGTTCTCGGGAAAGGCGGATTCCAGTTTTGCGCCCAAGCCGATATGGCTGATAGTAAAGCCAGCGTTATTGCAATTACACTTCGATTCATCTTTCGCCTCACGAGTTAAATAACCGATTGGGTCTTTTCAAATATTGTACCAACAAGCCAGATCCGGCGGCGAATGAATCAAAGCGGAGTTGTCTATTAAGCACCATAAGGCTCTATTATTAATTTAAAAACAGTTATTAATTATACTAAAAACAAAAGTCCAAAAATGTTTTTCTTTAACGCTGCTGTTGTTTCCTTTACTACTCAAGTATTTGGATTGGATGTGTCAATATCGTCAAAAATACAAGCGCCGTTCGCTAGCAAGTCCGATGAAATTCAGGATGATAAAAGTTGTAACACCAGAGAGCCAACTTCTCTTCGCAATGCCTCACCATGATGCTTCCTATTTCACTCTGATGGGCTGAAAGAGGACAGACGGCGCCTAAGGAATCGATCTAATTCCGCAGAACGAACATCCCATGTATGTGCCCGCATAAAAGTTTCTCTTGCCTGTTTTCCTAAACGTGTCCGCAGAGCTTCATCGCGGCTGAGCGTCGAAATATGATGGTAAAACTCTAAAAAGTCTCCCGGCGCATATAAAAGAGCATTGACTTTATGCTGCAAAACTTCGCCTATTTGTCCAAGCCTGGGCGCTACGATTGCCTTTCCTGCCGCCATGTAATCGAATATTTTTACCGGCGAAAAATAGAACAAAGGCATTGGCGGATAGGGGGCTACGGCTATTGAAAACAAGCTGATATATCGTCCGACCAGCTCATAGGGTACGGTGCGTACGAAAACTATTCGCTCTCTGAGCAGGGAAGGGAAGGAATCAATAAAATCTTTTTGCGCACCTCCGCCGCCGACGAACATCAGTTTGACATGCGGCTGTTTGCAAAGCAGCTCGACAAGCAGGTCTCTTACCTCCTGCAGCCCGTGCCACTTGTGCATACTGCCTAAAAATCCAATAATTACATCACGGTTGTGTAAATTTAGCTCGCGTTGTATGGCTTCTGTTTCTGATTTGCTCGTCTGTTCAACAGGATCGGCGCCGTTTGGAATGACGACTATATTCGTTTTCCATCGGCCGTGGGTCTGCTCATAATAAATCCGCGAGATATTAGATTGGGTAAACACTCCATCGGCAAAGCGAAGCATCATTCTCTCGCAGAATAATAAAGGTCGTTTCCATAGATGCGGGCCGCCGTGGTAATGTATCCATTCGTAGGAACAGGCGCCGTCTGCTTCGACAATCAAAGGAATTTTAAAGAGGCGTGCAACTCCCAATGAGGAAATTCGAAAAGCATCCAATCGCACGATTAGAAGCTTTGGTTTGATTTGACGGGCGAGGCGGCATTCTTTAAAGAAATCAATTAGATTGAAAACAATCTCCTTAGGGGTAAAAAGAAATCGTCGTAACAAAGAATAGAAAGGAATGGTTCGGCGTCTCAGTT
This window harbors:
- a CDS encoding glycosyltransferase family 4 protein, with amino-acid sequence MMKRILYFNYMNDLYGSSIGSTIKALKLLGGLEKHGWKVTFAWRRDGRNEPSRELRRRTIPFYSLLRRFLFTPKEIVFNLIDFFKECRLARQIKPKLLIVRLDAFRISSLGVARLFKIPLIVEADGACSYEWIHYHGGPHLWKRPLLFCERMMLRFADGVFTQSNISRIYYEQTHGRWKTNIVVIPNGADPVEQTSKSETEAIQRELNLHNRDVIIGFLGSMHKWHGLQEVRDLLVELLCKQPHVKLMFVGGGGAQKDFIDSFPSLLRERIVFVRTVPYELVGRYISLFSIAVAPYPPMPLFYFSPVKIFDYMAAGKAIVAPRLGQIGEVLQHKVNALLYAPGDFLEFYHHISTLSRDEALRTRLGKQARETFMRAHTWDVRSAELDRFLRRRLSSFSPSE